In the Topomyia yanbarensis strain Yona2022 chromosome 3, ASM3024719v1, whole genome shotgun sequence genome, one interval contains:
- the LOC131689333 gene encoding uncharacterized protein LOC131689333 isoform X2, translating into MSYQCILVLTLSLLATSVSLANPSTDKAAASTSALPKAQDPLFNKMLAEKSSSDTPMAQNPLFNKMLPEIDSKENLIEHDEDPVQPPKKAAADLNPKYAQHAAKLKKGAKEQVVKAESTTMGIVPVDKAEHKDSFDDDDSYEDEGDLLPEDTKKTQEVVKPKKSTTSTSTLKTASASSTAAPDDEYYNDDDDDSAELEDEKIDPLAIQKMLAKNTPKSTEAPKSTTTRAKASGIPKTSSTAKATTVDNEILDEIDEDDEDYQYDDDDDSDDEKIDFDAVDKLLAQKKQKHKEIVATGAATSKKSDSKNANQNYPEYYDEDDEDDDDDYNLEEQVHLCPRDCICERNMHAYLVATCSRLDMDTQKFSPSITDLQVLDVGPKYPIVLSAEFFKQIGLSHVVSIKISNCTIEYISPSAFVGLDDLYSVNLTNSGIDMLHPDTFANNTKLRLLTLSGNDLSAMQSVNYNTPYTEYMLKAPSIEELDISKCNLQALQPTAFIELKNIIYINLADNKLKTLPEGIFDKVETIEELDLSLNSIAELPKNIFNKTSLAILHLKYNMISTNLDFVTADLQKLDLSYCQIRNINGQMFKGMEGLTNLIMKGNRIKKINQIAFTSLKSLRQIDLSQNYLEQISALTFLGNKDLDIIKLNDNPRLKQLPSEGFQSSWGTFNTYFLDVSNCDISELANNTFKTMPQLTRLNLAWNNLQTVGPAVLSPLDKLMELDLSNNLITQLSEQTFLQNRNLNKLNLSGNQISVLPAKVFLPLQYLNHLDVSDCDLRTIWESSAPNAKNPKVLPNLKLLNASFNEISTVYVTDLASLSSLRVLDVKNNSLDCNQHFKTLIKWLGVKKISLGDSSKEQRTHAELNAYITDNSAPLVEWSQFAQEICQTAKNGADSPVVIKDTELDEDDDDIEEDESEDSDDYSDEQNTKKEDVVDSKDELDQYYDEEDNDDDVDENENVINAANGMQKIEETILIGKTKSDDPLEEEVVILDSNTLMQISGLLLPIFCIAVGLMVICAAITGIYTTMMRKRGERYRQALLASKNSIVYQKLTEDITPKTPKVHRYAPIQQV; encoded by the exons ATGAGCTACCAGTGCATACTGGTACTCACGCTGTCGCTGTTGGCGACCAGCGTGAGCTTAGCGAATCCCTCCACCGACAAGGCGGCCGCCAGTACCAGTGCGCTGCCGAAAGCTCAGGATCCGCTGTTCAACAAGATGCTTGCCGAGAAATCGTCGTCGGATACTCCGATGGCACAAAATCCCCTCTTCAATAAGATGCTACCGGAGATAGATTCGAAGGAGAACCTAATCGAGCACGATGAAGACCCCGTGCAGCCGCCGAAGAAGGCAGCAGCCGATCTGAATCCGAAGTACGCTCAACATGCGGCTAAGCTCAAGAAGGGTGCCAAGGAACAAGTGGTCAAGGCAGAGTCTACGACCATGG gaATTGTTCCAGTTGACAAGGCTGAACACAAAGACAGTTTCGACGATGACGATAGCTACGAAGATGAGGGtgatttgctaccagaagataCCAAGAAAACG CAAGAGGTCGTCAAACCGAAGAAGTCAACAACCAGCACCAGTACGCTGAAGACTGCTAGCGCTTCCAGCACAGCAGCTCCCGATGACGAATACTACAATGACGATGACGACGATAGCGCAGAGTTGGAAGACGAGAAGATCGATCCCTTAGCTATTCAAAAAATGCTCGCAAAGAACACT CCAAAATCAACCGAAGCTCCCAAGTCGACAACTACCAGAGCGAAGGCATCAGGTATTCCTAAAACGTCATCAACAGCTAAGGCTACTACCGTCGATAACGAGATCCTAGATGAGATCGACGAGGATGATGAAGACTACCAgtacgacgatgatgatgactCCGACGACGAGAAGATCGACTTCGATGCGGTAGACAAGCTGTTGGCTCAGAAAAAGCAGAAACATAAAGAAATTGTTGCAACTGGTGCTGCTACTAGCAAAAAATCTGACAGCAAAAATGCT AATCAAAACTACCCCGAGTACTACGACGAAGACGACGAGGATGATGACGATGACTACAACCTGGAAGAGCAAGTTCACTTGTGTCCGCGTGACTGCATCTGCGAGCGCAATATGCACGCCTATCTGGTGGCCACCTGCAGCCGATTGGATATGGATACCCAAAAGTTCTCGCCATCGATCACTGATCTCCAAGTTCTGGATGTCGGCCCGAAATATCCGATCGTATTGAGCGCCGAGTTCTTCAAACAAATCGGGCTCTCCCATGTTGTGTCGATCAAGATCAGTAATTGCACAATCGAGTACATCAGCCCATCCGCGTTCGTAGGTCTGGATGATCTGTACTCTGTCAATCTGACTAATTCAGGAATCGATATGCTGCATCCGGACACCTTCGCTAACAATACTAAACTGCGGCTTCTCACGCTCTCCGGAAATGACCTGAGCGCGATGCAGAGTGTCAACTATAACACCCCGTACACCGAATACATGTTGAAGGCCCCATCGATCGAGGAGTTGGACATTTCCAAGTGCAATCTGCAAGCCCTCCAGCCAACTGCATTTATTGAACTTAAAAACATCATCTACATCAATTTAGCCGATAACAAACTAAAAACCCTGCCGGAGGGCATCTTCGACAAGGTGGAAACCATCGAGGAGCTTGATCTTTCCTTGAACAGCATCGCCGAATTGCCTAAGAATATCTTCAACAAAACTTCGCTTGCCATCCTGCACCTCAAGTACAACATGATCAGCACCAACCTAGACTTCGTTACAGCCGATCTGCAGAAGCTTGATCTGAGCTACTGTCAGATCCGCAACATCAATGGTCAGATGTTCAAGGGTATGGAAGGACTCACTAATTTAATCATGAAGGGCAACCGCATCAAGAAGATCAACCAGATCGCTTTCACCTCGTTGAAGAGCCTACGCCAGATCGACCTTTCGCAAAACTATTTGGAGCAGATCTCTGCTCTGACCTTCCTGGGTAACAAGGATCTGGATATTATAAAACTGAATGATAACCCACGTCTGAAGCAGCTGCCATCCGAAGGTTTCCAGAGCTCGTGGGGAACGTTCAACACCTACTTCCTGGATGTGTCCAATTGTGACATTTCCGAATTGGCTAACAACACATTCAAAACGATGCCGCAGCTGACACGATTGAATTTGGCGTGGAACAACCTGCAAACCGTTGGTCCTGCTGTGCTGAGTCCACTGGACAAACTGATGGAGCTTGATCTGAGCAATAACCTGATCACCCAGCTGAGCGAGCAAACATTCCTTCAGAATCGAAACCTGAACAAG CTTAACCTGTCCGGTAATCAGATTTCGGTTCTACCCGCCAAAGTCTTCCTACCGCTGCAGTACCTGAATCATTTGGATGTAAGCGACTGCGACCTTCGTACGATATGGGAGAGCTCCGCTCCGAATGCCAAGAATCCCAAAGTCCTCCCTAACCTAAAATTGCTGAACGCATCGTTCAACGAGATCTCCACCGTATATGTCACGGATCTCGCTTCTCTCTCGAGTCTTCGCGTtctggacgtgaaaaacaactCGTTGGATTGCAACCAACACTTCAAGACGCTTATCAAATGGCTCGGAGTTAAGAAGATCTCACTGGGAGATTCCAGCAAGGAACAACGCACTCATGCTGAGTTGAATGCTTATATTACTGACAATTCTGCGCCACTAGTGGAGTGGAGCCAATTTGCTCAGGAGATTTGCCAGACTGCCAAGAATGGTGCTGACTCTCCGGTTGTTATTAAGGACACAGAACTAGACGAAGATGACGACGACATTGAGGAGGATGAGTCTGAGGATAGTGATGATTACTCGGATGAGCAGAATACCAAGAAAGAAGACGTAGTGGACAGCAAGGATGAGCTGGATCAGTACTATGACGAAGAGGACAATGATGACGATGTTGATGAGAATGAAAACGTGATCAACGCCGCTAACGGAATGCAGAAGATTGAGGAAACCATCCTTATTGGAAAGACAAAATCTGATGATCCACTGGAAGAGGAGGTTGTTATTCTGGACAGCAACACTTTGATGCAGATCAGTGGCCTGTTGCTACCGATCTTCTGCATCGCTGTGGGTCTCATGGTAATCTGTGCGGCCATCACTGGTATCTATACGACCATGATGCGAAAACGAGGAGAACGCTACCGCCAGGCGCTGTTAGCTTCCAAGAACTCTATTGTATACCAGAAGCTAACGGAGGATATTACGCCGAAAACTCCCAAAGTACATCGATACGCTCCAATACAGCAGGTCTAG
- the LOC131689333 gene encoding uncharacterized protein LOC131689333 isoform X1 translates to MSYQCILVLTLSLLATSVSLANPSTDKAAASTSALPKAQDPLFNKMLAEKSSSDTPMAQNPLFNKMLPEIDSKENLIEHDEDPVQPPKKAAADLNPKYAQHAAKLKKGAKEQVVKAESTTMGIVPVDKAEHKDSFDDDDSYEDEGDLLPEDTKKTEETIEQSEEILIDEIEEQAEILPQIEDLSDVKFSQPTVADETQQEVVKPKKSTTSTSTLKTASASSTAAPDDEYYNDDDDDSAELEDEKIDPLAIQKMLAKNTPKSTEAPKSTTTRAKASGIPKTSSTAKATTVDNEILDEIDEDDEDYQYDDDDDSDDEKIDFDAVDKLLAQKKQKHKEIVATGAATSKKSDSKNANQNYPEYYDEDDEDDDDDYNLEEQVHLCPRDCICERNMHAYLVATCSRLDMDTQKFSPSITDLQVLDVGPKYPIVLSAEFFKQIGLSHVVSIKISNCTIEYISPSAFVGLDDLYSVNLTNSGIDMLHPDTFANNTKLRLLTLSGNDLSAMQSVNYNTPYTEYMLKAPSIEELDISKCNLQALQPTAFIELKNIIYINLADNKLKTLPEGIFDKVETIEELDLSLNSIAELPKNIFNKTSLAILHLKYNMISTNLDFVTADLQKLDLSYCQIRNINGQMFKGMEGLTNLIMKGNRIKKINQIAFTSLKSLRQIDLSQNYLEQISALTFLGNKDLDIIKLNDNPRLKQLPSEGFQSSWGTFNTYFLDVSNCDISELANNTFKTMPQLTRLNLAWNNLQTVGPAVLSPLDKLMELDLSNNLITQLSEQTFLQNRNLNKLNLSGNQISVLPAKVFLPLQYLNHLDVSDCDLRTIWESSAPNAKNPKVLPNLKLLNASFNEISTVYVTDLASLSSLRVLDVKNNSLDCNQHFKTLIKWLGVKKISLGDSSKEQRTHAELNAYITDNSAPLVEWSQFAQEICQTAKNGADSPVVIKDTELDEDDDDIEEDESEDSDDYSDEQNTKKEDVVDSKDELDQYYDEEDNDDDVDENENVINAANGMQKIEETILIGKTKSDDPLEEEVVILDSNTLMQISGLLLPIFCIAVGLMVICAAITGIYTTMMRKRGERYRQALLASKNSIVYQKLTEDITPKTPKVHRYAPIQQV, encoded by the exons ATGAGCTACCAGTGCATACTGGTACTCACGCTGTCGCTGTTGGCGACCAGCGTGAGCTTAGCGAATCCCTCCACCGACAAGGCGGCCGCCAGTACCAGTGCGCTGCCGAAAGCTCAGGATCCGCTGTTCAACAAGATGCTTGCCGAGAAATCGTCGTCGGATACTCCGATGGCACAAAATCCCCTCTTCAATAAGATGCTACCGGAGATAGATTCGAAGGAGAACCTAATCGAGCACGATGAAGACCCCGTGCAGCCGCCGAAGAAGGCAGCAGCCGATCTGAATCCGAAGTACGCTCAACATGCGGCTAAGCTCAAGAAGGGTGCCAAGGAACAAGTGGTCAAGGCAGAGTCTACGACCATGG gaATTGTTCCAGTTGACAAGGCTGAACACAAAGACAGTTTCGACGATGACGATAGCTACGAAGATGAGGGtgatttgctaccagaagataCCAAGAAAACG GAAGAAACAATAGAACAATCGGAAGAAATACTCATAGACGAAATAGAAGAACAAGCAGAAATTTTACCACAGATCGAAGATCTTTCAGATGTGAAATTTTCTCAGCCTACAGTAGCCGACGAAACACAG CAAGAGGTCGTCAAACCGAAGAAGTCAACAACCAGCACCAGTACGCTGAAGACTGCTAGCGCTTCCAGCACAGCAGCTCCCGATGACGAATACTACAATGACGATGACGACGATAGCGCAGAGTTGGAAGACGAGAAGATCGATCCCTTAGCTATTCAAAAAATGCTCGCAAAGAACACT CCAAAATCAACCGAAGCTCCCAAGTCGACAACTACCAGAGCGAAGGCATCAGGTATTCCTAAAACGTCATCAACAGCTAAGGCTACTACCGTCGATAACGAGATCCTAGATGAGATCGACGAGGATGATGAAGACTACCAgtacgacgatgatgatgactCCGACGACGAGAAGATCGACTTCGATGCGGTAGACAAGCTGTTGGCTCAGAAAAAGCAGAAACATAAAGAAATTGTTGCAACTGGTGCTGCTACTAGCAAAAAATCTGACAGCAAAAATGCT AATCAAAACTACCCCGAGTACTACGACGAAGACGACGAGGATGATGACGATGACTACAACCTGGAAGAGCAAGTTCACTTGTGTCCGCGTGACTGCATCTGCGAGCGCAATATGCACGCCTATCTGGTGGCCACCTGCAGCCGATTGGATATGGATACCCAAAAGTTCTCGCCATCGATCACTGATCTCCAAGTTCTGGATGTCGGCCCGAAATATCCGATCGTATTGAGCGCCGAGTTCTTCAAACAAATCGGGCTCTCCCATGTTGTGTCGATCAAGATCAGTAATTGCACAATCGAGTACATCAGCCCATCCGCGTTCGTAGGTCTGGATGATCTGTACTCTGTCAATCTGACTAATTCAGGAATCGATATGCTGCATCCGGACACCTTCGCTAACAATACTAAACTGCGGCTTCTCACGCTCTCCGGAAATGACCTGAGCGCGATGCAGAGTGTCAACTATAACACCCCGTACACCGAATACATGTTGAAGGCCCCATCGATCGAGGAGTTGGACATTTCCAAGTGCAATCTGCAAGCCCTCCAGCCAACTGCATTTATTGAACTTAAAAACATCATCTACATCAATTTAGCCGATAACAAACTAAAAACCCTGCCGGAGGGCATCTTCGACAAGGTGGAAACCATCGAGGAGCTTGATCTTTCCTTGAACAGCATCGCCGAATTGCCTAAGAATATCTTCAACAAAACTTCGCTTGCCATCCTGCACCTCAAGTACAACATGATCAGCACCAACCTAGACTTCGTTACAGCCGATCTGCAGAAGCTTGATCTGAGCTACTGTCAGATCCGCAACATCAATGGTCAGATGTTCAAGGGTATGGAAGGACTCACTAATTTAATCATGAAGGGCAACCGCATCAAGAAGATCAACCAGATCGCTTTCACCTCGTTGAAGAGCCTACGCCAGATCGACCTTTCGCAAAACTATTTGGAGCAGATCTCTGCTCTGACCTTCCTGGGTAACAAGGATCTGGATATTATAAAACTGAATGATAACCCACGTCTGAAGCAGCTGCCATCCGAAGGTTTCCAGAGCTCGTGGGGAACGTTCAACACCTACTTCCTGGATGTGTCCAATTGTGACATTTCCGAATTGGCTAACAACACATTCAAAACGATGCCGCAGCTGACACGATTGAATTTGGCGTGGAACAACCTGCAAACCGTTGGTCCTGCTGTGCTGAGTCCACTGGACAAACTGATGGAGCTTGATCTGAGCAATAACCTGATCACCCAGCTGAGCGAGCAAACATTCCTTCAGAATCGAAACCTGAACAAG CTTAACCTGTCCGGTAATCAGATTTCGGTTCTACCCGCCAAAGTCTTCCTACCGCTGCAGTACCTGAATCATTTGGATGTAAGCGACTGCGACCTTCGTACGATATGGGAGAGCTCCGCTCCGAATGCCAAGAATCCCAAAGTCCTCCCTAACCTAAAATTGCTGAACGCATCGTTCAACGAGATCTCCACCGTATATGTCACGGATCTCGCTTCTCTCTCGAGTCTTCGCGTtctggacgtgaaaaacaactCGTTGGATTGCAACCAACACTTCAAGACGCTTATCAAATGGCTCGGAGTTAAGAAGATCTCACTGGGAGATTCCAGCAAGGAACAACGCACTCATGCTGAGTTGAATGCTTATATTACTGACAATTCTGCGCCACTAGTGGAGTGGAGCCAATTTGCTCAGGAGATTTGCCAGACTGCCAAGAATGGTGCTGACTCTCCGGTTGTTATTAAGGACACAGAACTAGACGAAGATGACGACGACATTGAGGAGGATGAGTCTGAGGATAGTGATGATTACTCGGATGAGCAGAATACCAAGAAAGAAGACGTAGTGGACAGCAAGGATGAGCTGGATCAGTACTATGACGAAGAGGACAATGATGACGATGTTGATGAGAATGAAAACGTGATCAACGCCGCTAACGGAATGCAGAAGATTGAGGAAACCATCCTTATTGGAAAGACAAAATCTGATGATCCACTGGAAGAGGAGGTTGTTATTCTGGACAGCAACACTTTGATGCAGATCAGTGGCCTGTTGCTACCGATCTTCTGCATCGCTGTGGGTCTCATGGTAATCTGTGCGGCCATCACTGGTATCTATACGACCATGATGCGAAAACGAGGAGAACGCTACCGCCAGGCGCTGTTAGCTTCCAAGAACTCTATTGTATACCAGAAGCTAACGGAGGATATTACGCCGAAAACTCCCAAAGTACATCGATACGCTCCAATACAGCAGGTCTAG
- the LOC131689333 gene encoding uncharacterized protein LOC131689333 isoform X3, whose translation MSYQCILVLTLSLLATSVSLANPSTDKAAASTSALPKAQDPLFNKMLAEKSSSDTPMAQNPLFNKMLPEIDSKENLIEHDEDPVQPPKKAAADLNPKYAQHAAKLKKGAKEQVVKAESTTMGIVPVDKAEHKDSFDDDDSYEDEGDLLPEDTKKTPKSTEAPKSTTTRAKASGIPKTSSTAKATTVDNEILDEIDEDDEDYQYDDDDDSDDEKIDFDAVDKLLAQKKQKHKEIVATGAATSKKSDSKNANQNYPEYYDEDDEDDDDDYNLEEQVHLCPRDCICERNMHAYLVATCSRLDMDTQKFSPSITDLQVLDVGPKYPIVLSAEFFKQIGLSHVVSIKISNCTIEYISPSAFVGLDDLYSVNLTNSGIDMLHPDTFANNTKLRLLTLSGNDLSAMQSVNYNTPYTEYMLKAPSIEELDISKCNLQALQPTAFIELKNIIYINLADNKLKTLPEGIFDKVETIEELDLSLNSIAELPKNIFNKTSLAILHLKYNMISTNLDFVTADLQKLDLSYCQIRNINGQMFKGMEGLTNLIMKGNRIKKINQIAFTSLKSLRQIDLSQNYLEQISALTFLGNKDLDIIKLNDNPRLKQLPSEGFQSSWGTFNTYFLDVSNCDISELANNTFKTMPQLTRLNLAWNNLQTVGPAVLSPLDKLMELDLSNNLITQLSEQTFLQNRNLNKLNLSGNQISVLPAKVFLPLQYLNHLDVSDCDLRTIWESSAPNAKNPKVLPNLKLLNASFNEISTVYVTDLASLSSLRVLDVKNNSLDCNQHFKTLIKWLGVKKISLGDSSKEQRTHAELNAYITDNSAPLVEWSQFAQEICQTAKNGADSPVVIKDTELDEDDDDIEEDESEDSDDYSDEQNTKKEDVVDSKDELDQYYDEEDNDDDVDENENVINAANGMQKIEETILIGKTKSDDPLEEEVVILDSNTLMQISGLLLPIFCIAVGLMVICAAITGIYTTMMRKRGERYRQALLASKNSIVYQKLTEDITPKTPKVHRYAPIQQV comes from the exons ATGAGCTACCAGTGCATACTGGTACTCACGCTGTCGCTGTTGGCGACCAGCGTGAGCTTAGCGAATCCCTCCACCGACAAGGCGGCCGCCAGTACCAGTGCGCTGCCGAAAGCTCAGGATCCGCTGTTCAACAAGATGCTTGCCGAGAAATCGTCGTCGGATACTCCGATGGCACAAAATCCCCTCTTCAATAAGATGCTACCGGAGATAGATTCGAAGGAGAACCTAATCGAGCACGATGAAGACCCCGTGCAGCCGCCGAAGAAGGCAGCAGCCGATCTGAATCCGAAGTACGCTCAACATGCGGCTAAGCTCAAGAAGGGTGCCAAGGAACAAGTGGTCAAGGCAGAGTCTACGACCATGG gaATTGTTCCAGTTGACAAGGCTGAACACAAAGACAGTTTCGACGATGACGATAGCTACGAAGATGAGGGtgatttgctaccagaagataCCAAGAAAACG CCAAAATCAACCGAAGCTCCCAAGTCGACAACTACCAGAGCGAAGGCATCAGGTATTCCTAAAACGTCATCAACAGCTAAGGCTACTACCGTCGATAACGAGATCCTAGATGAGATCGACGAGGATGATGAAGACTACCAgtacgacgatgatgatgactCCGACGACGAGAAGATCGACTTCGATGCGGTAGACAAGCTGTTGGCTCAGAAAAAGCAGAAACATAAAGAAATTGTTGCAACTGGTGCTGCTACTAGCAAAAAATCTGACAGCAAAAATGCT AATCAAAACTACCCCGAGTACTACGACGAAGACGACGAGGATGATGACGATGACTACAACCTGGAAGAGCAAGTTCACTTGTGTCCGCGTGACTGCATCTGCGAGCGCAATATGCACGCCTATCTGGTGGCCACCTGCAGCCGATTGGATATGGATACCCAAAAGTTCTCGCCATCGATCACTGATCTCCAAGTTCTGGATGTCGGCCCGAAATATCCGATCGTATTGAGCGCCGAGTTCTTCAAACAAATCGGGCTCTCCCATGTTGTGTCGATCAAGATCAGTAATTGCACAATCGAGTACATCAGCCCATCCGCGTTCGTAGGTCTGGATGATCTGTACTCTGTCAATCTGACTAATTCAGGAATCGATATGCTGCATCCGGACACCTTCGCTAACAATACTAAACTGCGGCTTCTCACGCTCTCCGGAAATGACCTGAGCGCGATGCAGAGTGTCAACTATAACACCCCGTACACCGAATACATGTTGAAGGCCCCATCGATCGAGGAGTTGGACATTTCCAAGTGCAATCTGCAAGCCCTCCAGCCAACTGCATTTATTGAACTTAAAAACATCATCTACATCAATTTAGCCGATAACAAACTAAAAACCCTGCCGGAGGGCATCTTCGACAAGGTGGAAACCATCGAGGAGCTTGATCTTTCCTTGAACAGCATCGCCGAATTGCCTAAGAATATCTTCAACAAAACTTCGCTTGCCATCCTGCACCTCAAGTACAACATGATCAGCACCAACCTAGACTTCGTTACAGCCGATCTGCAGAAGCTTGATCTGAGCTACTGTCAGATCCGCAACATCAATGGTCAGATGTTCAAGGGTATGGAAGGACTCACTAATTTAATCATGAAGGGCAACCGCATCAAGAAGATCAACCAGATCGCTTTCACCTCGTTGAAGAGCCTACGCCAGATCGACCTTTCGCAAAACTATTTGGAGCAGATCTCTGCTCTGACCTTCCTGGGTAACAAGGATCTGGATATTATAAAACTGAATGATAACCCACGTCTGAAGCAGCTGCCATCCGAAGGTTTCCAGAGCTCGTGGGGAACGTTCAACACCTACTTCCTGGATGTGTCCAATTGTGACATTTCCGAATTGGCTAACAACACATTCAAAACGATGCCGCAGCTGACACGATTGAATTTGGCGTGGAACAACCTGCAAACCGTTGGTCCTGCTGTGCTGAGTCCACTGGACAAACTGATGGAGCTTGATCTGAGCAATAACCTGATCACCCAGCTGAGCGAGCAAACATTCCTTCAGAATCGAAACCTGAACAAG CTTAACCTGTCCGGTAATCAGATTTCGGTTCTACCCGCCAAAGTCTTCCTACCGCTGCAGTACCTGAATCATTTGGATGTAAGCGACTGCGACCTTCGTACGATATGGGAGAGCTCCGCTCCGAATGCCAAGAATCCCAAAGTCCTCCCTAACCTAAAATTGCTGAACGCATCGTTCAACGAGATCTCCACCGTATATGTCACGGATCTCGCTTCTCTCTCGAGTCTTCGCGTtctggacgtgaaaaacaactCGTTGGATTGCAACCAACACTTCAAGACGCTTATCAAATGGCTCGGAGTTAAGAAGATCTCACTGGGAGATTCCAGCAAGGAACAACGCACTCATGCTGAGTTGAATGCTTATATTACTGACAATTCTGCGCCACTAGTGGAGTGGAGCCAATTTGCTCAGGAGATTTGCCAGACTGCCAAGAATGGTGCTGACTCTCCGGTTGTTATTAAGGACACAGAACTAGACGAAGATGACGACGACATTGAGGAGGATGAGTCTGAGGATAGTGATGATTACTCGGATGAGCAGAATACCAAGAAAGAAGACGTAGTGGACAGCAAGGATGAGCTGGATCAGTACTATGACGAAGAGGACAATGATGACGATGTTGATGAGAATGAAAACGTGATCAACGCCGCTAACGGAATGCAGAAGATTGAGGAAACCATCCTTATTGGAAAGACAAAATCTGATGATCCACTGGAAGAGGAGGTTGTTATTCTGGACAGCAACACTTTGATGCAGATCAGTGGCCTGTTGCTACCGATCTTCTGCATCGCTGTGGGTCTCATGGTAATCTGTGCGGCCATCACTGGTATCTATACGACCATGATGCGAAAACGAGGAGAACGCTACCGCCAGGCGCTGTTAGCTTCCAAGAACTCTATTGTATACCAGAAGCTAACGGAGGATATTACGCCGAAAACTCCCAAAGTACATCGATACGCTCCAATACAGCAGGTCTAG